The sequence GGATGGGGGGCAATACAgggaaatattaatattggagcATGGCTAGAAAGATGGGTAAAATAAACTGTGGTTCCCGGCTAATACGGGAGACTTTACAGCTAATTATTAAAAAGCTATAAAACATGGTATAGTCCAGAAAACTAAGTGCGGGGAAAGAAACATAACCTAAGTGCGGAGTGGATTCATGTGGGTATAAATGGTGCGATTTGATTGTCAGGCGCATGTGGTTTATATTGAACTTCTATGTGGATCACCTCGAGGATTGTCGCGGTGCGTTTCGTTTGGCGTTGTGTGATTTGAACTGTATTGAGCGGTTAATGCTTTGAGCGCGTCCGACACTTCAATGTAAACCCTACGACCAAGGCGCGTTTTGTGGGCATATGTTTCGAAGTTGAAGCAAACATGTCTTTGATATcaatgcagctttaaatgtgtttcatgtAAGACTAATTTCATTTGAAAGAAGTAGTTAAATTCTTTATTGATATTGCATAAAGAtacaattacaatattttgttgaaGGCATTCATAAGTTCAAATTTGCTGTTCTGCTATTACATTCCTAAACATCAACACAATAAAGGTAATATAAATATTGATatctaataaattatttcagttttgatagAATTATGCTAAAAAAGTGAAGCAAAAGAGAAGACCTATCAACTGAGAAAGCAATAGTAAAATGATGAAATTGTTTCCACATAattcaacaaaattattttctagcAGCTTTGAGtaaacttatttttctgttcttatACACATAACAACTGCAGAGCCAGTTGTTATGTATTTCATATGTGACTACTTTCTTaaaaaatttctttattttctgtgtcaAGGTTTAAGTTAtctttagatgttttctttgttttaaacttttcttcacAAACTAAGCATGTGTGACATGAAGCATTTAGAGTGATGGAATAGTTTCCCTATTAGTTGTTTAAtaggatttattatttatggtcCTGTTAAGTATAGTATTAGtgtttgttgtaaaatgtgtttaacagttaatttatttttttttacagtaccATTGCAGAGATCCCCTAGCTTCCCGCGAAGCGATCCAACAAAGCATGCATGAGGCTTTCCAGCTGAGCCTCGAAGCGCTAGAAAAAAAGGCCAGGCAGCTGAAGGCTTCGGAAAAGAGGGTGCAGCATCTCCTCAATGAAGTTGAGCATGCCAACAAGAAATTGGTTGCTGCCCaacaaaaaattgaaatattggAGGGCTGCACAGCATTTTATGTTGATGGTAGGTATATTTATAGTATATCATGCTGAttataggttttatttttgttttatattttaatcttaattaaCATATGATATAATGGTATATCATGAGGTATTTGTAGTGtatacagaaattattttttgtttcttcgatgttttatttttttttttgtttttacaaatccaTTGAGAATAAAAGGAAAGATTCACTTttgataaaagaaatgtaaaaaactgtTAACtatcaaactgaaaaatgagcttcacaaaataatgacattcaCTCATTTAGATGTTAAATAATGATTGTATTAATATTTAGCCCCGTCTAGTGAGCATCTACTGGCTATCCCTTCATATTTGATCCTGGCAGagattttaaagcagaaaatgttgtgTAAGTGAGCATAGAGTTTTGCAGGAGCTTGAGAAGCAAGGTTTGAGTCCAAACACTACAAGTTTTAAGACGAAAGACATCAAGTCCTGCTCCACGTTCCTCCCACAGTCATGTTAATTgggttttataaaattttactttggtATGTGTGTGCAAAAAGCAGACAGGTCGCAGGGTATCCTGTttgatattctttttttatgctaaaatctttcagaaaaaactGATGCAACGACCCAGACACAGGACGAGGAGGAAGAAGTCTCAGAGATGAGTTGCATTGctgaagattaatttttttttctttaagttcagtgtttttgtatgttttttttcaaaatggttctattaaaatggttttacttttctgaatggattcattttacatttttgtaacatgataaaacaaGATAACCGTTCTAGGGTAAAATGTAGTTTAATGTGAAGTTGAGTTAAAGTTTTAGGGAAGGTCCAAGTGGACCTTCCCTAAAACTAAAGTGGACCTATTAACAGACTAAAAGTAAGTTTGGTATAAATGTTGATGTCACACAACTGTGTTATGGTTTTGACAGAGCTTAGATGGAAgggaagattttatttattttgttggtttctatttttattgagCAACATGGATGGTGGTTAAAGTATGGTATGGACAACCCAAAGAACCAACACCAGAACCGGTTGATTAAGGAGCTGAAGGAGGGAGAGACAGGGAGCAGCAACATCTGCAGCAGGTGGGATAGTGAGAAGTGAGACGCAAAGGATACTTTGAAGATGACTTGTACACACACTGGCCAGTGCAACAAAGATTCTGGAAAAATGGagtatttctaatttatttctatttccttctaatttaatctttattaaaTTAGATAAATTTATTAGTtgaaataactaataaaatggAGTGATCAgaattaatttagtaaaatataaacgctgtgtttttttctacaagTAAATAGTCACATCAAAAAGTTAGAAATGTCTAGTTTCTTACAGCATAGTTAAACAAAGTTAGAGATGTTATCTTtactgcttttttcccccaattccCAAATATATTGGGGTGTGTGACAGACTGTGTGAATGACAGGCATTAACTTATAATACTTTTTATAACAATGTTTTATGAACTTTGGTACATTTACTTGTATTAGATACACCACATTCAATTTTGGGGATGGTGTGACTTATTGCAGCAACTagtcaaaatttgttttaagatatCTCCAAATGAATTAGCGATATTTTTAATTAGATGGCTTATCcatttaagatatcttaaaaTAATTACGTTCAGATATGTTAAATTATGATAATAGATATGTGTCCCGTTAAATAACAGATGAAGTGACATCATTTGAGATATTTTGAGAGTAACTTTCActtgtcaaaatgtaatgtaagatgtcataaataaacaagttccaaagtaatggatttggatggatggttaggaaatggattaaaatgtatGGATTAGAGGACAAGGAAATAGctcattttaatccaattagCGTTATTCCTCCATGGTTAATACCAGAGGTTAATGTAGATTTGAAAATtaatacaatgaaaaatgattggaatttaaatgaaataggGATCaagactgatatttatttaagaaatacatATAACAATTATCTTAAAATTTATACAGATGGATCTAAGAATCTAAAAGGATATGTGGGAATAGGAATATATatatcagagtttaaaaaatgtatttctaaaagaaTATCAGATCATTTGTCggtttttacagcagaaatggTGGCAGTTATATTAAGCTTGCAATGGGTTGAGGAGGTCCGACCAGACAGGGTGGTGGTGTGCACAGATTCCAAAGCAGTAGTAGAAAGTATTAAGGGAGAAGGAAACGATAGAAAAGATTTTATATTAGaaattcatcatattttatttagattatataGGGGTGGCattgatgtttggttttgttgggtGCCAGCACATGAAGGAGTAAAAGGCAATGAAAAGGCAGATAAATTAGCTAAAAGGGCTTTAGAGGGGGAAATAACAATTTCAATTCCTTTTGGAAAAGGGGAAGGGAAATCacttattaaaagtaaagaaatggagaaatggcaagaaatgtggaatgaagataagaaaggaagaagattatatgaagtacaaaagtcagttCGAACTTGaagcattaatgaaagaaacagaagagaagaaataataattagtagatTAAGAGTAGATCATACCTACttaaatgacatgctttatacaatagggaggaaaaataatgataaatgtgagagatgtggagagaaagaaaatgtagaacacataTTGATGAAATGTAAGTCAAATGAACTCGAAAGGgaagaattaaagagaatagttagaaatatggggcatgaatggaatcttaaaggtatattagtaaatgaaggaaacataacagatattcacaaattaaggaaagcattgtttatttatcttaagaatacaaaattaaaaaatagaatttaatagatgtgaagtaatgtttctacacactcatgtacagtaggtggcggtatgcaccttaaagttgcttgtgatccgccataatagaaaagaagaagaagaagaagaagaatctgatTGGTTGGTAAACCTCTCTAGCCTTCTGCACGCTGATTTTTGAATTAGTCTTTTACAGACCCCGATTTAGTGAAGTTCTCAGTGAGAGTTTCATAAAATCCTCGCCAGTTTCAAACAGGAGTCTTTCTGATTGCTTTGAAGCTTTTTCCGTCGAGGTAagattttgcatattttaataaagatgtGATGAATGTCAGTTTGTTAAAATACAGCGCTGTACATAATATAAACTATTGCATGCACTTCAGTAATATCCGCTACTGATGTTAATAAATATAAGCCTAGAACCGTTGCTAATCGTCGGTTACGTGGGGCTTGAGCAAAGTTGTTGACTTGTCAAGATCTGTGTCGGCAGCGCGCTGCAGCCAAAGAGGCGCGTTAAAATGTCAAGTTTCTAATTTTAATCAAGagttaagtattttttatatatataaatagctTTTTTCCCTCATTCTGAATCGTTTCTGTACTCTCTGTGGGGCCTGTAGTGCTTCATAGAGATTCAGGCTGTCTCTCCGTCCTCGTGCTGTTAGCACGTAGCTCGTGCTCGTAGCTCGTGCTCGTAGCTCGTGCTCGTAGCTCGTGCTCGTAGCTCGTGCTCGTAGCTCGTGCTCGTAGCTCGTGCTCGTAGCTCGTGCTCGTAGCTCGTGCTCGTAGCTCGTGCTGTTAACTGCTATGTTTTACGgttgtttgatttttacaaaatgtctaaattaaAAGAAGACGGAGAGTATATAGTTgtgtttaatgttattttcctcAATTAGAAAAAGGCACACCTAAAAGACAACAGCTGCTTATTCACTTATAATCACAGATTTCATTGGTGCTTATACAGTGAACCCgctagtgatgtgtcggtcgcgaacgatccggctctaagagccggctctttgaagtgaacgattggaaccagctccacaatgggagccgttttaggatcctatttgggagccgggtttttttctacagtatatcgctgtctctccgcctccctgtcgttgtgcttgtgctctgaaagtgccagagccgatagtttttccccacgtctttgtgttttttttttgtcctgccgTGCCTCGCTGTGTCTGCTTAGcggtttttttttagcagtttttttaaCAGTTCATTGTGTACTGTGTCCTGATTTGCTAAACAAtctccgcgcttcttctctacctgcgCGCCAATAACGTTacagtatttaaatatacgtaatacagcttggcaaattattatgaatgtttttgcccagaagaaaaaaaagagcgacaactaTTGATAAGTATGTTCTTCTAtcgaaaaaaacacacctgcaccacagacttcagaagaaaaagacactagagagcGGATTCAGGTCGCAGCTTCACAGTCAGAGGCACAGTGAAATACACGAGTCACAATTTGTATTACTGTACtttgtattgatgattaaaattattattttactgtagttatttttaagaaagcgttatatttgttgtaaaatgggcctgaaaacaggttttgtttgttggtttcaATGTAGGGTCTTTAATTATGCtacataataattaaaaaaaaataaaggtaactactcCACGGATTTCGCATATCATGGGTTCTTTTCACAATGCAACAACTGTGAAAAACGATGGTTAACACATAttatttgtaaagtgccttttagcaacaaggcatttgaaagtgttttgcatcattaaaacacaaaattgcaaTGTAATAGTACACACAGTcaacacattacattttgcacatcagattactgattaatattttatgattaaGCCTGTTCGCAGGTTTTAGTTATAAttactgaagctgtgcattgagtCTTgattgtatgtatgtatatatataactgtttaatatttatattgttgTAATTATCTATATTCATAGTACTGAATTATTTCATGTCAAAATGTAGATGCCTCGAGGAAAGTCCCATCGTCGATCGGAAGCTGCAAAAAGGAGAGTAGAGGCAGTCCGGCTCGAACGAGTTGGGATACCCAAGGCCTCCAGCGACTTTGAACCACGTCAGTgttaaatttaattacatttctttaaattttatgtcatatttctATGTCAAATGAAATATCCAGAGTGCATAGtgcatatttctttaaataatttgtatttctttttggatttttgttattttttagagCGTGGCACAGGCGTGCGGCACGCTGTGCGAAAATGGCCAGTTAGTGAAGTGACTAATCACTGTCACAAGCTGGTCGTTCCAGAGGGATTGCCCAATAAGAAAGTAAGTAAAATGAGCAATGATTTCAAATAGAATATGTAGGCATAAATCTTAtcttgctgtgttttttctattttagtttGTTCTTCTGATTGGTGCGTCCCACTTGCGCTCTTTTGTGGACGGCATTGTTGAGATGGCAAGCGGCTGCTTGCAATTTGGATTTATTTCGACTCCTGGTGCTCACGCAGCCGACCTGCGTCTCGAGGTGTTGAATGCCGTCGTACCTCGAGAGCCTGACGCTGTCTGCATCATGGCTCCATCAAACAACCTTACGGCCAGTCGTCACCCAGAAGAAGCCGGACAGGAATTTGAGCGGTACCTATTGGCTGTCTGTTCTCGTTGGCCTAAGGTAATAACAATGGTTGATTTAAAGTGGTTCTTAATGCTGGTTCACAGAGtgctgccctgcatgttttaggtatttgccttcagagacacatctaaagcATGCAGAGCAATGGTCACTGAGGACTGGGATGGAGGAACACATAAATATCAATTTCTTAATAGGTTCATGGGCAatataaatgtctaaatatgttatttttgtaggttttttgtACCGGCTTCGTCCCCCGCCTGACTGAGTCCAGAGAGAAGCAGGAGTGGTTCCAGCAGGAATTCCACCGCAGGTCGGCAAAGCTAggtatgtattaaaatatttctcattatgttctttttttggtgaatgtttgaaaatttcttttcattttatcatgATGTTTTTAGGGATTCGGTACTATCCAATCGCTGACAACTTTCCTCTGGGCCGTCGCCATCTGTGGTGTCCTGATGGCGTgagtaaatgttaattttaaacacagtaaggaaaaattttgaatttatatgaaatattaattttatctCTGATGATTACTGTTAATATGTGCAGATCCACTTGAGCGACAGCCACGGGATGCAGATCCTCAAAGAACTGATTTGGATGTTTTCCTATCAGTTCCTGGAGTTGTCAGCACCAAAGCCACTGGTGCAAAGTCCGGCAACTCCTCCTTACAAACCGAGGTTTGCGCCCCGTGTTGTGGTTAAGGGACAGGAACGTTCTCgtccttcttctcctctccctACCGAATGGACGCTCGTGAGATCCGGCAGGAAGGtatgagttttttatttttgcttgcagTGGAAGGAAGATGTTTGTTTAACTATTGCTAGTCATCCCAAAAATCTTATATGTCATCTACCTTTGCAGAGGAACCTCTCGGGAGAATCCGACTGTTTATCTGATTCACCCAAGAAAAGAGTGGTTCATCACCAGGTGCGTGAAGCTTGCAGCTCTGTATAAGATGTAATTTTCAATGTCACTGGTATCTTAATAATTAATATGTTGGTCTTATAGCGGGACGACACTCCTGTGGCTTTATCGGAGTGTGCCATCCCGTCCAATCCTGTCCGTTTCTCACCCGCTATCTTGGTGGCCATGGAAACAGTCTCTCCATCGGCCGTTCCAGATGTTCGCACAGGCACCGAGGTAATTAGCAGAATGCTGCAACTATTAAcagtgtcattatttgcttttatataTAACATGAATCTGCAATGTTGTTTGCGATATTACAGACAAAGCCTGTGGAACatcaaaaaaaaacagctgtctCAAAGTCTAGGCGCACGAGACAGAAAGTTTGTAAAAGCATAAcctaattaattatttttagttcagatgattttatgttatttaactGTTCTTTTCTTCGTTTCTCCTTTAGGTTTCTCCTGTATCTTGTGTAACTCCTGCTACTAACACTGTAAGTGTTTTGCACATTAAAGTTAAAAGTGTAATGAATGTTGAACAGTGTcaagtgttttattgaaaacatttgacattGTATCTTTGTTGATCTTGTGCAAAATCAGCttattgttatgtttttgtgtcatttatttgtAGGTTGTGCTTAAGTTGCCCAGGTTGCTGGTGTCTGATGCTCGTCCTGCTTGTCCTCGTGACTCTCCTGCTTCGGGACCTGCCTGTCGCTTGGAGGTTCCTTCTGGCCAGGGGGTAATGTGTCCTTCAGTgtgtattaataaaaaatgttgtctgAGTGTTGTTCCTTTCATTCTACAATTTTCATAACATAAATCAGATTCTCTTCCAAA is a genomic window of Xiphophorus maculatus strain JP 163 A unplaced genomic scaffold, X_maculatus-5.0-male Unplaced_Scaffold_BN000197F, whole genome shotgun sequence containing:
- the LOC106700409 gene encoding uncharacterized protein LOC106700409 (The RefSeq protein aligns at 99% coverage compared to this genomic sequence) yields the protein MPRGKSHRRSEAAKRRVEAVRLERVGIPKASSDFEPQRGTGVRHAVRKWPVSEVTNHCHKLVVPEGLPNKKFVLLIGASHLRSFVDGIVEMASGCLQFGFISTPGAHAADLRLEVLNAVVPREPDAVCIMAPSNNLTASRHPEEAGQEFERYLLAVCSRWPKVFCTGFVPRLTESREKQEWFQQEFHRRSAKLGIRYYPIADNFPLGRRHLWCPDGIHLSDSHGMQILKELIWMFSYQFLELSAPKPLVQSPATPPYKPRFAPRVVVKGQERSRPSSPLPTEWTLVRSGRKRNLSGESDCLSDSPKKRVVHHQRDDTPVALSECAIPSNPVRFSPAILVAMETVSPSAVPDVRTGTETKPVEHQKKTAVSKSRRTRQKVSPVSCVTPATNTVVLKLPRLLVSDARPACPRDSPASGPACRLEVPSG